DNA from Ovis aries strain OAR_USU_Benz2616 breed Rambouillet chromosome 15, ARS-UI_Ramb_v3.0, whole genome shotgun sequence:
ttccttttttttttttttctggtgtgtacaacttttaaagtctttattaaatttgttgcaatattatttcagttttatgtATTGCTTCTTTGGCCACGAAGCATATGGGATTTTTGCTCCCAAGCAGGGATAGAATCTGTACCCTCTGTGGagggtaaagtcttaaccactggatcaccaacaAAGTCcctgtaatttttattatttgttaaaaaGATACAGTAACACTtactttatgtcttttttttttttttgagacagagaGATATTATTCACAAACAAGAATGTTGGGGGGTCTAACGTCTAGAACACAAGAGCTTTGATAATTGTTAAATTAGGAAGTTAATTTGCTCagcattattttgttgttgttgagtcactcagtcatgtttaactcttttgcaatcccatggattgtagaccactaggctcttctgcctgtgggatattccaggaaagaatactggagtaggttgccatttccttctccagggcatcttcccaaccccgggattaaacccgggtctcttgcacatgtcccctgcattgcaggtggcttctttattgGTGAGCCACCAGCTCAAGATCAGATGCTAAAACTTTGTGACACTACTAGGACAGATTCCACTGAACCATTAAAAACCTGAATTTATGTCCCTGACTTATGTCTACAGTTGGCTTCTGTGAAAATTCTGACTCAGAGAAGAGAACCTTAGGTCTCATCCTCCTGCAGCTGTGGCCCTCCCAGCTAGGGCTGAGGTCAGTGATCAGAGATTACAGGCAGCCCATTCAAGGACAAATCAACTCTTCCAGATGAGTGTGCTAAGAGGCTGAACAAAAGGTTTAGCTGGTATTCTAAAAACTATGGCAAATGTTCAATGAATGGAGTGCGCAAATGATTTCTGTTTAGCAACTACTGTAGCCTGGATTGCAAAGGCACCCAATGACCCAGACAGATACTGTCTGGGCAAGGCAGAGCTGGACCCCAAATTCCTAAATGTTCTCAGGGACCTGGTGAGAATCAAGTGTCTCTTCATTTACCGAAGTTTCTTAGTGAAagggaaggtgaaagtgaagtcgctcagtcgtgtcctactcttagcgaccccatggactgcagcctaccaggctcctccatccatgggatttttcaggcaagagtactggagtggggtgccattgccttctccaaaaagtgGCTTCCTTAACCAGGTGAAAAAATGTGCAGCTTCACTCATCAGGGAGATCCAAGTTGAAATGACTCTGAGATACCCCTTTGCGCTTTTCGGACTGGCAAAAATTAAGAAGCTTGACATTTTCTGGGCCAGGCTGTAGGAAAACAGGAACTTCTAAAATAGACCATGGAAATGCAAATGTTAACAGCCCTTGTGAAGGGGAATTTGGTTATCTCAAACCAAACTGTTGATACATGTGTGTTTACCTCTTGATctttcccaccaaaaaaaaactcTTTATCTGTGAATTTACCCTGAAGATATACCtccaacaatataaaaataaatacgcACAAGATTATTCACTGCAACATTTTTTGAAGTTGCAAAATATTGGAAACTGCTGAAATCCTTAACCATAAGAAATGCAAACATAAAGACTGGTACATCCATACCACGTATGGAGTATGATGCAGCTACTTAATATAATTTTCAGCCTGGGTATTTATCATTACTGGATCTTGATTAGAAGACAATGTCCTAGGATTTGTACTCAGACACGCCAAACACAAGAAAATCTCAAGTTCTAATAGTTCAGGAAAACGCTgcagttttctcttcctttgttgaacttcagaatttctcttttcactttagaTAAAATATTTCACTTCTCTATCGGCAAAGTAATTATGAGAGAACACGTGATAACTATgtgaaattgggcttccctgatggttcagttggtaaagaatccacctgcaatgcaggagacccctgtttgattcctcggttgggaagatcccctggagaagggataggctccccactccagtattcttgggcttcccttttggccagctggtaaagaatccacctgcaatgtgggagacatgagttccatccctgggttgggaagatcccctgagggaaaGGCTTAATCACTTAAAATATAACATcatttaaactattaaaaaattcaTTCTCAATTGAATAAGAATAACCAGGACACAGAGAGGAGGATGACAATGATCATGAGCATTTTCAACGTGCTGTATATATTATAGAGTGCTGCTGTGCCTgatgctgctaggtcacttcagtcgtgtcagattctgtgcgaccccatagacggcagcccaccacgctccctcatccctgggattcaccaggcaagaacactggagtggattgccatttccttctccaatgcatgaaattgaaaagtaaaagtgaaatcgctcagtcgtatccgactcgtagcaaccccatgaactgcagcctgccggctcctccatccatgggattttccaggcaagagaactggagtgggttgccattgccttctcctaacacacatcaatttatttaaagaaaacattggATGGAAGGGTATAAATtgtataaaatttacatttagtaAAAACTAAATCCATTCCTGTCATTTATTTGCTGGTAACCATAGAAAATTTACACTATGTCCTACATGCCATATTTGTTTTGATGACACACTGGCTAATGTATGTACATTCCTAGAACAGTTGATAATATAAAGTAAAAgctgagaaatggaaaataaatagtgAAAATGCCTAACAGCATAATTATCTGCCTATTGACACGTGTTGGGTCAGTGTCTTTGTGTCTGTCCAGATTGAAAAAGTCACAAATTTCTGGAGCCCTCATCTGGCCCCTAAGGATGTTCCCTTCCTGGTCCTTTGCCAACATCTCCTTCTTCCAGCCTTCTGCTTTCCTGATGATTGGCATCCCAGGCCTGGAGGTCATTCATGGCTGGatctccatccccttctcctccatgtACACTGCGGCCCTCACTGGAAACTGCCTGATCCTCTTGGCTGTGAGAAGGACCCCCAGCCTGCACCAGCCCATGTACTACTTCCTGTCCATGCTGGCCCTCACCGACGTGGGCCTCACCTTGGCCGCAATGCCCACCACGCTGGCTGTGCTCTGGTTTGACCATCGGCTCATCGGCTTCAACGCCTGTCTGGTCCAGATGTTCTTCCTCCACTTCTTCTCCGTGGTGGAGTCCTCGGTGCTCCTGGCCATGTCGTTTGACCGCTTTGTGGCCATCTCCAACCCCCTGCGCTATGCCTCTGTCCTCACGAACACTGTCATCATCAGGATTGGGCTGGCCGTTGTGGCCCGAGCCACTGTGTCCCTCTTCCCAGGGCCCTTCTTACTAAAGAGACTGAACTTTTGCCCTGGCAAGATCCTCCTGTCCCACTCATTCTGTTTCCATGCAGATGTCATGAAACGAGCCTGTGCTGACATTACTGTCAATATCATTTATGGGCTGTATGTGGTTCTGTCCACAGTGGGTTTTGACTCCTTGCTTATTGTGCTGTCCTATACCCTTATTCTTCATACAGTGATGAGTCTGGCCTCTCCCAGGGAGCGTATCCGGGCCCTCAACACTTGTGTTTCTCATATTTTAGCTGTTCTGGTTTTCTTCATCCCAGTCATAGGTGTGTCCATGATCCACCGTTTTGGGAGACACCTTCCGCCCATAGTACACGCCCTTGTTGCCTACGTGTACCTGGTGGTGCCCCCTGTGCTCAACCCCATCATCTACAGTGTCAAGTCCAAGCCCATCAGGGAGGCCATGCTTAAGGTGctgagggagaagaggaaaggcTGATGATGTCAAGAAATAACCTCAAAAACAGACGGAAAACACACTCACACAGTCATAACCTATGTCTGAAAAGCCCATTTTTCTGAGCCCTGACCCAGAGACGTTATCAAGAGAATGGCAAACAAATGCATATCCTCAGACTCATGGGTGAAAAACAGTCCTGATTCTTTACTTCACTTATTAACCTCAGCTTTTTCATTCAAAACTTACTTGTGCAAGACTCTGTAGTTGTTATAAGGAATAACATTAAATGAACCATAGGGAGTCTCTTCCCTCCATTGAAGGATAGAAGCTCTAAATACACAATTACAGTAAGTATAATAAGGCTGTGAGAGTTTCACACAAAGAATTATAAGAATGTGGAAGAGGGTTTGCTCCCTTGCCAGGGGAAAATGAGAAAGGTCTCAAGGAAGGAGGCTAAAAGGTGAGTCAGTTGTCAGGAAGGCAAAGAAAGGTCACACATAATCACTGGAAATGATTGTAAAAGTGAATAAACTGAGGTGTGGAGTTATCTGGTTGCTTGAGGAAAGGTGAGTGGTCAGATGTGGCTCAGcataatgtgtgtgtttgtgtgtgtgtgtacgtgctaTAAGCAATGAAAGTGTAGTACAGCTCTTCTGAGCTAGGGATCCAATGGACATTCCTTGCTCCCAAAGTGTACCTCCTTGCTTGAAAATGGCCTTTCTCTGGCCTTTGACTGTCACCTGAGATTCTAATTTCAGACACTATAAATTTTAATTACACATCATTCATGCCTTCCTCATCTCTTAAAATTCCAtgtccctgggttaggaacatCTTCATTCCAAAGTCATCACGAAGAGACCACTGAGGCAGGCACTTTCTGCATTGTCAGCTGCACTGGTGGAAAATCAAGGAGCAGGTAAGTTTAAGCAGGGTTTAGAGGCCTATGTTTTGACATAAATATTCTCTTATGATGCTACTGCATATATCTTTTACATCCTGGTGTCCATTTTGgtgggcatatattcagaaatGATAGTTAGATGATATAGTAGctccatatttaattttttaagg
Protein-coding regions in this window:
- the LOC101111902 gene encoding olfactory receptor 51I2-like; its protein translation is MFPSWSFANISFFQPSAFLMIGIPGLEVIHGWISIPFSSMYTAALTGNCLILLAVRRTPSLHQPMYYFLSMLALTDVGLTLAAMPTTLAVLWFDHRLIGFNACLVQMFFLHFFSVVESSVLLAMSFDRFVAISNPLRYASVLTNTVIIRIGLAVVARATVSLFPGPFLLKRLNFCPGKILLSHSFCFHADVMKRACADITVNIIYGLYVVLSTVGFDSLLIVLSYTLILHTVMSLASPRERIRALNTCVSHILAVLVFFIPVIGVSMIHRFGRHLPPIVHALVAYVYLVVPPVLNPIIYSVKSKPIREAMLKVLREKRKG